The following are from one region of the Segatella oris genome:
- the coaBC gene encoding bifunctional phosphopantothenoylcysteine decarboxylase/phosphopantothenate--cysteine ligase CoaBC, translated as MLKGKKIVLGITGSIAAYKSCLIIRALIKHGAEVQVVITPSGKEFITPITLSALTHKPVISEFFSQRDGTWHSHIDLGLWADAMLIAPCTASTLGKMAHGVADNMLITTYLSMKAPVFIAPAMDLDMFQHPSTQANLQQLKSYGNHIIEPASGFLASGLEGKGRMEEPERIVEQLDKFFNSTADLQGKNIMITAGPTYEKIDPVRFIGNYSSGKMGYALAEECYRRGAEVTLISGPVSLSCSEGIRRIDVESCEEMYEQATKAFPQQHAAILCAAVADFKPENVAETKIKREKDDLLLRLKPTQDIASTLGKMKTSDQRIIAFALETNDEEQNAKQKLEKKNADFIVMNSTRNPGTTFQSDENQITIIHKEGKKEYAKKPKTDVAKDIVDELATLL; from the coding sequence ATGCTGAAAGGAAAGAAGATTGTACTTGGAATTACAGGCTCTATAGCAGCCTATAAATCGTGCCTCATCATTCGTGCTCTTATCAAACACGGTGCTGAGGTACAAGTTGTTATTACCCCATCGGGCAAAGAGTTCATTACGCCGATAACGCTTTCTGCACTCACCCATAAGCCTGTAATCAGCGAGTTTTTCTCTCAACGTGACGGCACATGGCACTCCCATATAGACCTTGGATTGTGGGCCGATGCCATGCTCATAGCCCCTTGCACGGCAAGCACACTCGGAAAAATGGCACATGGTGTGGCTGACAACATGCTTATCACCACCTATCTCAGCATGAAAGCCCCTGTGTTTATTGCTCCGGCAATGGACCTCGACATGTTTCAACATCCTTCTACGCAGGCCAATCTCCAGCAACTGAAATCCTATGGCAACCATATCATAGAACCCGCAAGCGGCTTTCTGGCCAGTGGACTTGAGGGAAAAGGGCGAATGGAAGAACCGGAAAGAATTGTTGAACAACTCGACAAATTCTTCAACTCGACTGCTGACCTGCAGGGAAAGAATATCATGATTACGGCTGGTCCTACATACGAGAAGATTGATCCCGTGCGTTTCATCGGCAATTATTCAAGCGGAAAAATGGGATATGCACTGGCCGAAGAATGCTATCGCCGTGGAGCTGAGGTCACATTGATAAGTGGCCCCGTGAGTCTTAGTTGCTCGGAGGGCATCAGAAGGATAGACGTGGAGAGTTGCGAAGAGATGTATGAGCAGGCAACAAAGGCCTTTCCACAACAACATGCAGCCATTCTGTGTGCGGCAGTGGCCGATTTCAAACCCGAAAACGTGGCAGAAACGAAGATTAAACGTGAGAAAGACGACTTGCTTCTCCGTCTCAAACCCACGCAGGATATTGCTTCTACGCTCGGAAAGATGAAGACCTCAGATCAGCGTATCATCGCTTTCGCACTCGAAACCAATGACGAAGAGCAGAATGCCAAGCAAAAATTAGAGAAGAAGAATGCCGATTTCATCGTGATGAACTCTACCCGAAATCCAGGAACGACATTCCAGAGCGATGAGAACCAGATAACGATTATCCATAAAGAAGGAAAGAAAGAATATGCCAAGAAGCCGAAAACAGATGTTGCCAAAGATATTGTTGACGAGCTGGCTACTCTTTTGTAG
- a CDS encoding DUF4835 family protein, with translation MLPKILLTSWLLFCSGSLLAQELQATVNINHAQIQGTDNSIFDNLQTTLMQFLNDRKWTALQFQKNERIPCSFNITVNKYDRKTNTFSCKAIVQANRPVFNSSYTTTLYNNIDNNFDFEFAEFSQLDFNEEHIDNQLTALCAYYAYLIIGMNLDSFSPMGGTDILQQCLNVANNAQGLNFTGWKSFDDDRNRYAFINGYMDEALKPFRMLQYDYYRTGLDEMANNVEKARVNITTALENDLQKAHENRPLSMLPQIWTDYKKDELANIYQGKGTQKEKESVYEILFRLNASLNEAWDKIKR, from the coding sequence ATGTTGCCAAAGATATTGTTGACGAGCTGGCTACTCTTTTGTAGTGGCTCACTGCTGGCACAGGAACTGCAGGCTACCGTCAATATCAATCATGCACAGATACAAGGCACTGACAATTCGATATTCGATAATCTGCAAACTACCCTCATGCAATTTCTGAACGACCGCAAATGGACGGCTTTACAGTTTCAGAAAAATGAGCGTATACCCTGTAGTTTCAATATCACGGTGAACAAATACGACCGCAAGACCAACACTTTCAGCTGTAAGGCAATCGTTCAGGCTAACCGCCCGGTATTCAATTCTTCATACACCACCACCTTATATAATAATATTGATAACAACTTCGACTTTGAGTTTGCTGAATTCAGCCAGCTCGATTTCAACGAGGAACATATTGACAACCAACTGACGGCTCTCTGTGCCTACTATGCCTATCTCATCATCGGCATGAACCTTGACAGTTTCTCGCCCATGGGAGGAACTGACATTCTACAACAATGCCTCAACGTGGCCAATAATGCTCAAGGCTTGAACTTCACGGGTTGGAAGAGTTTTGACGATGACCGAAACCGATATGCCTTTATCAATGGCTATATGGACGAGGCTTTGAAACCTTTCAGAATGCTTCAGTATGATTACTATCGGACAGGACTTGACGAGATGGCCAATAATGTAGAAAAGGCACGTGTGAACATCACTACGGCACTCGAGAACGACCTCCAGAAAGCCCATGAGAACCGTCCTTTGAGTATGTTGCCACAGATATGGACCGACTATAAAAAGGATGAGCTTGCCAATATCTATCAAGGCAAAGGCACGCAGAAGGAGAAAGAAAGCGTCTACGAAATTCTTTTCAGACTCAATGCCAGCCTGAATGAGGCATGGGATAAAATCAAACGATAA